TTAAAGattattcatataaaatacagtatttatccTAAAATGATAGTACTATTTAACTAATTAGGCATCTTTTGATGAAATTTATCATCCATTATTGCGTAATTGGAATGATTgtctaaataaaagaaatataaaatacaattattgttCTGGTTATTATTTCATTCAGtcattattgcagtaaaaaatgTAGGTACTGCAGTACAATCATTTCGACATGATCCCTAATCCCTATTACAAACTTGTGATTAAAATTCTGCAGTTGAGCCAGATTACGTTGTCTATGGCCATCAACAAAAACccaaaaatattataatcaCCAAAATAATCTCTTCCACAAAAAGCATGTGGCAAATATTGCTGGCATAGGAGTGTAACAATTTATCCAAGGTTAAATTAAAGAGTTACAAAAAATagaagataagataactttatttTGTCCACAGAACAAGTGGAAATAATGGTGCTTGTCTCATACAAGGATAAAATGGAAATACAACCAAAGTTGattgaattaataaataataaaccacATTCTACaattaccaaatatggtaaaacattATTTCTAATTTATTGCAGTAAAATAAGTAAGTAACAcgaccatttatttttttattaaagtcCTTTAAAAGGTAATCCCtaaatattacattacattGGTCACGGTTAGAAAATAAATTACGATACATTATTTAGAGTAGTAAATCAAGCCACTAAAGATATTGTGTATTGTCGCCCTGAATATGCCATTCCTATATtaaactaataaatattattcacCTGATTAATTTacctgtaattaaaaaaaaaaacaaaaacaacaggtTTTTGGTTAACTGTTTGTCTGTTTATTGAATTGTTGTCTCTTTGaagtaaaatcattatttttatttcggTTTTGTCTGTGAAAGtaaaatggcttattcaaagtttgattttttttaaatctttatcaTGTTTTGaggacaatacattttaaaatgcatttagATCTATAaagcaaaaacaaacaattaaaatataacaattatacatatttaaaacaattaaccACATTTTGTAAAGTTGTCTACATAAACTATTAAAACTAAATCTGTATTGCAATTATATATTGGACAAAATCTGTATTATGTAAGTAGCTACAGCTGCATTTCAGTGATTAATGCAGGAAAGTGTGATAATTCTGCAGTAACTTGCTTTTCTATATCCTTCCAGCATCTTTAAGTTCCTCCATCAACTTTTTTTGATAGTTTTTATGCTTCTCCTTCAGCTCTTCATCATCACGGCAACTCTTTGCCCAGTATGTCAACCCAAGAGCTGGGCGCCATCTAGTGCTTGATCTGAAACGAAAGTGAACtctactaaagctctgtctacactatcaaactttatgtaacataccatatacagtatggacatgatgacatcatatcccTACAATTTTTGGTCATACTTCACATacacacatcatactttttttgtcaaactagtttgatagtgtagatagcaCTAATCACTAAACCCACACACAAAAGTGTGAACGTTACATTGCATACAGAACCGCGAGTTTGAATTAACAGAATTAACTGAAGCTAACTGTAAGGTCTATGATAATAGGATTTTTTGTGAAATgttcaaatatattatatattttaaatacagtagttactCACTTGTTTTTTCCAGCAACATGAACTGTATATGGATGATGACCCAGCAGTGTGCCTACAAAAATGAAGAACAACTtctaaataacaataaaaaaacacaaaatccaTAGCATGAAAAACAAGCAGCCGTTGTTTCACAAAaccaattacaaaaaaaattagcaataggtgataaaaaaaatgtacagtaaatgcCTGAGGTACTAATTTAAATTGTCTCCACTGAAGATACATTTATAGGCAAGTGTAGCATTGTCAAATGCTACACAAACTGACAATACCTGGCTATCATTTATCAAATAGTATAGCCAAAAATTTAGATTAGTTGACATGTTTcctatatattattgttaagcTGTACGTCACCTTTTTTAGCTGGCATTAACACAGCGTCTTTTTGCATTGTCTCAGTATAATCCACAAGAGCTTTGCTGAAACCAAGCTGATCAGTTCGTTTATGTTTCAGTTCGCCAAGCTTGTAGGTCTGCGGTACGTACGACATGGCCCCATTTTCTTCATCAGCGTCATCAAGTGCCAACCAAAATGTAATTCCTAAAAATTGGAACAAGTACATCACACAAGATGGAGTTCTTAAAAGAAGGATAAAggtagctctgtctacactatcaaactagtttcacaaaaaagtgtgatgtttccatatggtagtggtatgcttaaatggtagtgatatgacatcatcatgtccatatatggtagtgatatgcttaaatatggtagtgatatgacatcatcatgtccatatatgggcacatcacattttttttgtcacataaagtttgatagtgtagacaaggctttagagtTTGTTTCAtatgaaagtgtccccttaatagaggtgtcttcTGAGTAGAGTGTCACAAAAAGAGAGGTTCTGCACTCTACTCAGAAGACAAACCTAGTGAAGGAACATTTCCCCATGAATTGAACAAAGGACAATACTGTATGTCTTGTCACAATGGCCAACCCCCTTTTCAGAGGATACCTTTATTAAAGAGATACTTTCTTGGGttccaaaggtgtccccttaatagtggtTCTACTGTAAGTGTATACCTCTCTAATTAAGATACTCTTTTTAGCTTACCCTTATCATGCATAAAATAGATACCATCTTGATGAGGGGGCGTGTCCTTAGCACCAGGTGGTTTGGAAAAGAACTGAACATTATTAGGTTCACAATCGACTCCCAATAGAAGGTCTGCTAAGCCATTGAATGCAGGAGATTCACTCAGATCctaaaaaaatagtattttgtaACTATTTTGACTATAGAGCTGGAAATGACTGCATTAATTCTGTTGGTGTCTTTAACTTAGAGCTGTCGTGCTGAAAAAATGCCAGTAAATACCTGCTTTTTCTGACAGACACCCTTATTGGCATGGTAGgcctaaagctctatctacactatcaaactgatgtgcccatatatggacatgacacATATGAACATCAtaccaataccatatttgggcatatcataccatatttgggcacatccgactttttttgtcaaactatttgatagtgttgacagaggtAATAgaatattcctggcacacagtTGTGTGTGAAAAGGGAATGGTCATGGGGTGATTACAACAATATGCCACTGTCAATtttgaattcataattatttacattagacTGAGcacattaaattatattttgtattattactaTAGTAAATAACATTTACTTGAAAGAAGTGATCGAAATCAGCCATTCTTTCCAGGCGTATAATAGTACTTGCATCATCCTTCTTCTCAAAGAACGCCCTCTTTGGTGGAAGTTCAGGAACGACATCTTTTCGATACCTATCCAGTTCGGAATTGATGCCAGCTACTTCCTTTTCTGACAAGAAGTCTGACAgcttgtattttaaaataaattataaccaaaatattaaaaacaaaaatgaaaccAGCTTTTCTATTCTACATTAAAGTCACTGTTGTAGGCATActattatttaattactaatacttttttatttcaattttctaaattcttatataaataataaaacaaaacaaatagaaTAGGTCTAATTTAAGTGTATTTTATGATATGTTTATGTTtcaaaatgcttttttttaatgtggCTATGTAAACAGAGTATTCTAATTCACTGGCTTATCTGTAGAGGAAATATATGAACCTCCATGGTTTAtctaagcctaggcctatttatagtttatacagtattgttgtAGTAAACAATAATAGGCCGATTTGATCTACTTCGGGTAGTTAGTTATAAACTCAGTACCAACGCAAGCCTAGACATTCAATCGGAAATCAGGTATGTAGTGAACATAACGAACAACAGTTTACCTTTACATAACCTTCATCTAAAAagaattttctttctttcttttcatcTATTCTTTCTGAGAATTTAGGCCATTCCGAAACCAAACCCTCTccagtttttattttctttgccTTTGGCTCCATTGTACACTGTGCATTTGGACTTTTGTTGTTTATCAATTCAACCATGCGTGACTTTGTGATTAACATAAATCTATTACGTCACTCTTCACCGGTCACATCAAAGTAATCTGATACGTGTTGATCACATTATGATCGTCCAGTTTATATAACTTTGAGAATGATAATATGGTCTATATATTTTGTCTCATCATAGAAAAATCTTCTATGATTCAGCTACATCGTTCAACCGCTACACTGTAAAATTCGCgagataggcctataaaattgTAGGGAAAtcccctagctagtaggcctactacgtaGCGCGTGATCATAAGGTGttaatgttatgcgcgatttgaacgatttgcgcaatttgaaattgcgcaaaaaaatccttgcgcaatttgaaattgcgcaaagaattcttgcgcaatttaaaattgtgcaaggatttttttgcgcaatttcaaattgcgcaatcaacttgcgcaatttcaaattgcgcaagaaaatctttgcgcaattttaaattgcgctgcacaatttgtaaattgcgcaagatagttcttgcgcaatatgacacctttgcgcaatttgaaaacgaactgtaaattttcaaattgcgcaacaaaattctaccagacaatcggtatttattataataatttattggaaactaaataggcctaactcaaaataaaacataataaatgcgaagatgtgtgtaataaatacataacatttattattacaattaaataatattatcactgtaacttgaaataaatcaaaataaatgtaaaaattaagtttttaatattagtttaagctaaccctagtcagtatcagtagtccagaccctagctaggctagagtagtatagccggccgcccgcgccgcgcccgcctggtggaacaccaccgcttcgttttccttcgtcggttgttcgacggtatgctaacttataacaatatttgtgttatgcgcgatttgaacgatttgcgcgatttgaaattgcgcaaaaaaatccttgcgcaatttgaaattgcgcaaagaattcttgcgcaattttaaattgcgcaaggattttcttgcgcaatttcaaattgcgcaatcaacttgcgcaatttcaaattgcgcaagaaaatctttgcgcaattttaaattgcgctgcacaatttgtaaattgcgcaagatagttcttgcgcaatatgacacctttgcgcaatttgaaaacgaactgtaaattttcccatacatggctaggctaggcctaggcagaggagtttaaaatttagtattttattatataaataagaccatttcaatgaagataatgtttaatactcactttttaagtttttaatttttaatattagtttaggctaggccatgtaacctagtcagtatcagtagtccagaccctagctaggctagagtagtatagccggccgcccgcgccgcgcccgcctggtggaacaccaccgcttcgttttccttcgtcggttcttcgacggtatgctaacttataacaatatttgcactactaaaataaggaaatgcgatatttatctttaattttgaatcattcttagaaattactataaaaatatgggtgtgcatgatttcacaatctgtcgaaaaaccttgcgcaatttgcagattacttgcgcaatttaatacgttgcttgcgcaatttgaaacacatgtttcaattcaaattgcgcaaggattttttttgcgcaatttcaaattgcgcaaatcgttcaaatcgcgcataacatttgcactactaaaataaggaaatgcgatatttatctttaattttgaatcattcttagaaattactataaaaatatgggtatgcatgatttcacaatctgtcgaaaaaccttgcgcaatttgcagattacttgcgcaatttaatacgttgcttgcgcaatttgaaacacatgtttcaattcaaattgcgcaaggattttttttgcgcaatttcaaattgcgcaaatcgttcaaatcgcgcataacatcaatatataatatatgcgCACTATTGGTAAAGACCgacaatgataataaatagattatttcaTACGCGTACTTAGTTTCTTTGTTGCAAAATGTCTGCAGCGGCTCCGAACGAAGCCTTTTTTATTGAGTGTGGGCCTATACTCATTTGACAACTCTACGCGACATAAAAACTGTGTACGTGGTCTGATGGCGTGACATATACCACTTATATTACACTCACCTCCTAAAGTGGTCCTATAAATACAATGTTCAGTTTATTGCAAGTCTTTGCTGCCGTTTTGAAAGCACAAACACTAAGCTATCTAGAGCTTAGATATGCAGGTGGTATTTATTGTAGATCCAGGTGTTATTAAAAAAGTTCATAGTAAATCGAAACACAgacagaaattcttttcaatatctgCAGTAAATGATTGGAATAGTTTGCCATATCATATAGTAAATGCATcctctataaataattttaaaacccaTCTTGAAACACACTGGAAAACCCACAACCTAAAGTTTGAGCCATATAACCAAGATGTTCAAAGAGGGACTCACAAACCTTACAGGTTTATAGTCTAAAGGTCAAGGTAAATCAAGGtaaataatatgcaaataaaaaaCGGCTGTGTATAAATCTAGGAAAGTCTTCGTTATAACTGTTTAAATCAAATCCAAAggatgaaaataattatttatacataaaTTTTGTAGGCATCTGTACGCTACAGACATTGAAATAgatattcttcttcttctttccctTTTCAGGGAATTTATTGGTTCAAAGTATATTGGCCTTTGGccctaatacaaacaaatacaaattaactataacttaagataatggtttcttctttcaaaagcaaagtagacgtattttcctaaattataagtaaaatttgtgttggaaagtaataaacaaagcttattaatagaaggaaaaacacgaataaatcttggaataaaactttttcttaaatcattgtaaaatgtgcattgcaaaataaaatgatattcatcctcaacaatgttctttttacataatttacacgtTCTCTTATATCTTTCTACACCCTCCCATCTGCCCTTTTCAATTTCTAGCTCTAATATCCCTAAACGTAACTTAGTTAATAatcttctttgtttaaaattaatgatgttgGTCAAGTGATAacttaaacatatttcttttttataaagagAAAAGAGCCTTAACTTATTATGTGAACTAAatttttgaatgcatttttgtttttcaatatcacaTAAGCGCAACTTAAATTCTCTCAAAAATAAACCTTTACTATTAACATATTGTTGTAACCATATATAACCAAAACCAGTAGAAAAGAGTAAGTGTTTGACCTGTTGTGCCCAACAATTCTCATTACGGTTAACTTTTCTAAGTTGAAACTCATAACACTTAAAAATGAATCTGTCATGATctaaagtaataatatgtaaccAAAATCttataactgtaactaaacaatCCACAGAAAGTGGTAATCTACCTAACTCAGAAGTAACAGCGGCATTTGGTGCATTTTTTCCAACTTGCAATAAATATCTACAAAATTTAGTATGTGTTTTTTCTATAATGTTTGTGCTATCTGACATTCCCCAGATTTCGCTTCCATACGTTAAAATAGGAAGTATTTTCACATCAAAAATATTGTTCCATGTATTAATTGGAAGAAAAGATAAGTTACGATAAATGAATGATTTTAAGCAGAATAAACTTTGATTtgctttttgttgattatgttgCATTGAGTTGTTCCATGCACCATTTGAACTAAAAATAACACCAAGATAATTATAcgaattaacaatttttaattgaatattttt
The window above is part of the Antedon mediterranea chromosome 10, ecAntMedi1.1, whole genome shotgun sequence genome. Proteins encoded here:
- the LOC140061081 gene encoding probable alpha-ketoglutarate-dependent hypophosphite dioxygenase produces the protein MLITKSRMVELINNKSPNAQCTMEPKAKKIKTGEGLVSEWPKFSERIDEKKERKFFLDEGYVKLSDFLSEKEVAGINSELDRYRKDVVPELPPKRAFFEKKDDASTIIRLERMADFDHFFQDLSESPAFNGLADLLLGVDCEPNNVQFFSKPPGAKDTPPHQDGIYFMHDKGITFWLALDDADEENGAMSYVPQTYKLGELKHKRTDQLGFSKALVDYTETMQKDAVLMPAKKGTLLGHHPYTVHVAGKNKSSTRWRPALGLTYWAKSCRDDEELKEKHKNYQKKLMEELKDAGRI